One part of the Syntrophomonadaceae bacterium genome encodes these proteins:
- a CDS encoding Crp/Fnr family transcriptional regulator: protein MTGVFQLTSDVGSYLAEVPIFQGLNQRELQSIADIAIVRPYKKGMVIFVEGEPGDGLYLVKTGVVKIAKTLADGREKTLHYLRQGNIFAEVLLFDGGSFPATAEALEDAEIAILRRTKFEALLAENGTITLKILKVMSRRLREAQVQVRDLSYADVYARAAFNLLQLAREHGVPGSEGQIIDLALSQQELASLVGTSRETVARIFSEWKRKGIIAVSNQRITILKPDRLQGWLR from the coding sequence ATGACGGGGGTATTCCAATTGACTTCAGATGTGGGTTCTTACCTGGCGGAAGTTCCTATTTTCCAGGGGCTGAATCAAAGAGAACTTCAGTCTATTGCCGATATTGCCATAGTCCGCCCCTATAAAAAGGGAATGGTAATTTTTGTTGAGGGAGAGCCAGGCGATGGGTTATATCTGGTCAAGACAGGAGTAGTAAAAATTGCCAAAACCCTGGCCGACGGGCGGGAAAAAACCCTCCACTACCTGCGGCAAGGGAATATTTTCGCAGAGGTGCTCTTGTTTGATGGAGGTAGTTTTCCGGCTACAGCCGAAGCCCTGGAGGATGCCGAAATTGCTATTTTGCGCCGGACAAAGTTCGAAGCTCTGCTAGCAGAAAACGGCACCATCACATTGAAAATCTTAAAGGTGATGAGCCGCCGGTTGCGCGAGGCCCAGGTTCAGGTGCGGGATTTATCCTATGCCGATGTATACGCCAGAGCAGCTTTTAATCTCCTTCAGCTGGCAAGAGAACATGGTGTTCCAGGGAGCGAAGGTCAAATAATTGATCTGGCTTTGAGCCAGCAAGAATTAGCCAGCCTGGTAGGAACATCAAGAGAAACTGTTGCCAGGATCTTTAGCGAATGGAAGCGAAAGGGAATTATTGCTGTAAGTAATCAAAGAATTACCATTTTAAAGCCTGACCGGCTACAGGGATGGTTAAGATAA
- a CDS encoding MoxR family ATPase, which translates to MSFTMDQLRRGMETEGYICDDEIVVTVYLALQLEKPLLVCGAPGVGKTEIAKVLSRVFHTELIRLQCYEGLDENKALYEWNYQRQLLKIQSSRNNGEEDIFSSDYLLKRPLLKALLAEKRPVLLIDEIDKTDEEFEAFLFEVLSDFQVSIPELGTIRAKQTPIVILTSNGERELSDGLKRRCIFLYIDYPSVEKEVSIIRIKVPEASEVLAQQIATAVYYIRSNLDLNKKPAIAETLDWAKALLLLGTQRLTPEMIHKTLNVLLKDKEDQDHFKKQLGAVGLVKAVCE; encoded by the coding sequence ATGTCCTTTACAATGGATCAATTGCGTCGGGGAATGGAAACAGAGGGATACATTTGCGATGATGAGATAGTCGTTACAGTGTATCTGGCCTTGCAACTGGAAAAACCACTTTTAGTTTGCGGCGCCCCTGGAGTCGGCAAGACTGAAATCGCTAAGGTTTTAAGCCGGGTTTTCCATACGGAGCTGATCCGGTTGCAGTGTTATGAAGGCTTAGATGAGAATAAAGCCCTCTACGAGTGGAATTATCAGCGCCAGCTTCTGAAAATTCAAAGCAGCCGGAATAACGGTGAAGAAGACATCTTTTCTTCTGACTACCTTTTGAAACGGCCGCTTCTAAAGGCTCTGCTGGCCGAAAAACGCCCTGTGCTCTTAATTGATGAAATTGATAAGACCGATGAAGAATTTGAAGCCTTCTTGTTTGAGGTCCTTTCTGACTTCCAGGTATCTATTCCTGAACTTGGCACCATCCGGGCAAAACAAACCCCGATTGTCATTCTAACCAGCAATGGGGAAAGAGAATTATCGGATGGGCTTAAAAGAAGGTGTATTTTTCTCTATATTGATTACCCCAGTGTTGAAAAAGAAGTATCCATTATCAGGATTAAGGTGCCCGAGGCAAGCGAGGTGCTGGCTCAGCAGATAGCAACCGCTGTATATTATATCCGCTCCAACCTTGACTTGAATAAAAAACCTGCCATTGCTGAAACCCTGGACTGGGCCAAGGCTTTGCTTTTGCTAGGTACCCAACGGCTGACTCCTGAAATGATACATAAGACGTTAAATGTACTCCTGAAAGATAAAGAAGATCAGGACCACTTCAAAAAGCAATTGGGGGCGGTGGGTCTGGTGAAAGCGGTTTGTGAGTGA
- a CDS encoding VWA domain-containing protein, with product MLDAYSQVEYNLVRFIHVLRHLGLRVSTSEVMDAVKALQHISFADQSRFKSALRATLAKDLQGRVVFDQAFQSFFVTSEQSQERSGQQYKARAEMEQQIKRAEQELIFQGHSLSLSEAEKLSYANLSPELKNRLQDFLHKTSHGKNMGKKHEPLVAQIVKNHLEFMRRRMEPPRHPDFNWDTGDPEIDRVLEEAGAELVKQQAAFLYGNLKNIREEDYPKIVRLIRRLSTKLATGISRRQRQTRQVGQLDLRRTVRLNINRGGAMLKLKYKRRKLLKPKLLLVCDVSGSMIKYAAFMLLFIYGLTSVVKQIETFIFGERLERVTPFLRHHKSYQETVSRLTAGSLAWGEGTDMAQALTVLSSKYFRLLTSSTVIIILSDTKTLRPAETSLLLERLARDVKDIIWLNTLPESDWHSYPAVGLFQKNSRMYECNSLFHLERILRHQLLPQ from the coding sequence ATGCTGGATGCTTATAGCCAGGTCGAATATAATTTAGTCCGGTTTATCCATGTGTTAAGGCATTTAGGCCTGAGGGTAAGTACTTCTGAGGTCATGGACGCCGTCAAGGCTTTGCAGCATATTTCCTTTGCTGATCAGAGCAGGTTTAAGTCTGCCTTGCGCGCTACCCTGGCAAAGGACCTGCAGGGAAGGGTTGTTTTTGACCAGGCTTTTCAATCATTCTTTGTTACTTCAGAACAATCTCAGGAGCGCAGTGGGCAGCAATATAAAGCCAGGGCGGAAATGGAACAGCAGATAAAGCGGGCTGAACAGGAGTTAATCTTCCAGGGGCATTCCTTGTCGCTCTCCGAAGCAGAAAAGCTGTCCTATGCCAATCTTTCCCCGGAGTTGAAAAATAGACTGCAGGACTTCCTGCATAAAACATCTCATGGTAAGAATATGGGGAAAAAGCATGAACCACTGGTGGCTCAAATAGTAAAAAACCACCTCGAATTTATGCGCAGGCGAATGGAGCCGCCCAGGCATCCGGATTTTAACTGGGATACCGGTGATCCGGAGATTGACAGGGTTTTGGAAGAAGCAGGAGCAGAGCTGGTTAAACAGCAGGCGGCTTTTTTATACGGTAACCTGAAAAATATCAGGGAAGAGGATTACCCTAAAATTGTCCGCCTGATCCGCAGGCTTTCAACTAAGCTGGCAACGGGCATCTCGCGGCGCCAGCGTCAAACCCGCCAGGTTGGCCAACTTGACCTCCGGAGGACTGTCCGGCTGAATATTAACCGGGGCGGGGCAATGTTAAAACTTAAATACAAGCGCAGAAAGCTCTTGAAGCCCAAACTCCTGCTCGTCTGTGACGTGTCTGGTTCAATGATTAAGTACGCGGCTTTCATGCTGTTGTTCATATATGGGTTAACTTCAGTTGTCAAACAAATTGAAACCTTCATATTTGGAGAGAGACTGGAGCGGGTGACGCCATTTTTGCGCCACCACAAGTCTTATCAGGAAACTGTGTCGAGATTGACAGCAGGAAGTCTCGCCTGGGGAGAGGGCACGGACATGGCCCAAGCCCTGACTGTTCTCTCAAGTAAGTACTTCCGTTTGCTGACATCCAGTACGGTGATCATTATACTGAGCGATACTAAAACCTTGCGGCCCGCTGAGACTTCGTTATTGCTAGAACGGCTGGCACGGGATGTGAAGGATATTATTTGGCTGAACACCCTGCCTGAGTCCGACTGGCATAGTTATCCAGCAGTGGGATTATTTCAGAAAAACTCACGCATGTATGAATGCAACAGTCTTTTTCATCTGGAAAGGATTTTGCGCCACCAACTTTTGCCCCAATAG
- a CDS encoding tetratricopeptide repeat protein: protein MSMMGKIRKARHSSRWAMIILALILCISLVVPFVSLPSGGEPSQQQDMEDVLRTRIDSLKTDIQANPENADLIIQLGNAYYDLGRVWYGKGFDQAAASQFAEAVKSYQRALAVVPDNLDVIVNMATAAFFANDKDTAKRAYEKAIALDPKHLIARYNYGVFLLEAMGDSKGAIEQWEAALAAQPDAEAAQGLKELIAAYREKEGNK, encoded by the coding sequence TTGTCCATGATGGGTAAAATTCGTAAGGCTCGGCATAGTTCCCGCTGGGCCATGATAATTCTTGCACTTATTCTTTGCATAAGTTTGGTCGTCCCTTTTGTCAGCCTGCCATCCGGCGGAGAACCAAGTCAACAGCAGGATATGGAAGACGTACTGCGGACCAGAATAGATAGTCTGAAAACAGACATCCAGGCGAACCCCGAAAATGCTGATCTGATTATTCAACTGGGCAACGCATATTATGATTTGGGACGAGTCTGGTACGGCAAGGGGTTTGATCAGGCAGCGGCTAGCCAGTTTGCCGAAGCCGTTAAATCGTATCAAAGGGCTCTTGCTGTTGTGCCGGATAATTTAGATGTGATTGTAAATATGGCAACGGCTGCGTTTTTCGCTAATGACAAGGATACGGCCAAAAGAGCTTATGAAAAGGCTATTGCCCTGGATCCAAAACATCTGATTGCCCGGTATAACTACGGTGTATTCCTGTTAGAGGCTATGGGAGACAGTAAAGGAGCTATTGAACAGTGGGAGGCAGCTCTTGCTGCCCAGCCTGATGCTGAAGCTGCCCAGGGGCTTAAAGAATTAATTGCAGCTTACCGGGAAAAAGAGGGGAATAAATAG
- a CDS encoding ROK family protein produces the protein MHWAIGIDLGGTNIKAAAVDVFGQPFNQVRVPTLVEQGVDGVVEQLAALVGELCGRVQVGGPPVGIGLGVPGTVDRENGFVVLAPNLKWQAVPLGELLNRRYDLQVVFENDAQAAAIGEHWAGAGKSVRHLLMVTIGTGIGSGLILNGRPHRGYTGRGPELGHTKLLLGQDCLCGCGNTGCMETMASGSAMVRALSGVERETGEKTLNKLSSRSIIERSDAGEPLAVKAVELAMLSLGSAIANLSLALDLELVLIGGGVAEAGEYLLTSLREKITGAMFPYAPPRVEKGALGNWAGAIGAARLAFPEDTKVSVRGADL, from the coding sequence TTGCATTGGGCAATTGGCATAGATCTCGGTGGTACAAATATAAAGGCAGCGGCGGTAGATGTTTTTGGCCAACCTTTTAACCAGGTGAGGGTTCCAACCCTGGTTGAACAAGGTGTGGACGGGGTTGTGGAACAGCTAGCTGCCCTGGTAGGTGAACTGTGCGGCCGGGTTCAGGTTGGAGGACCCCCGGTAGGAATCGGCTTGGGGGTGCCTGGAACCGTTGATAGAGAAAATGGTTTTGTGGTCCTGGCCCCCAATCTCAAGTGGCAGGCCGTACCTCTGGGAGAGTTGTTAAACAGAAGATATGATCTGCAAGTGGTTTTTGAAAACGATGCGCAAGCTGCGGCAATAGGCGAACATTGGGCTGGCGCCGGAAAAAGCGTTCGCCACCTGCTGATGGTTACCATCGGCACCGGCATTGGATCTGGCCTGATTTTAAACGGGAGGCCCCACCGTGGCTACACAGGCAGGGGACCTGAATTGGGTCATACCAAACTGCTGCTTGGCCAGGACTGTTTGTGTGGCTGCGGCAATACGGGTTGCATGGAGACCATGGCATCTGGCAGTGCTATGGTCAGAGCCTTGTCAGGAGTCGAGCGGGAGACAGGCGAAAAAACCCTGAATAAACTGAGTAGCAGGAGCATAATTGAAAGATCGGATGCCGGTGAACCTCTGGCCGTTAAGGCAGTTGAACTTGCGATGTTAAGCCTTGGAAGCGCTATTGCAAATTTGAGCCTGGCCCTTGACCTGGAGCTTGTCTTGATTGGCGGAGGAGTAGCCGAAGCCGGTGAATATTTGCTAACTTCACTGCGGGAAAAAATTACCGGGGCTATGTTCCCATATGCCCCGCCCAGAGTGGAAAAAGGAGCATTGGGTAACTGGGCAGGGGCAATTGGGGCTGCTCGCCTGGCTTTTCCAGAGGATACAAAAGTTAGCGTTAGAGGAGCAGATCTATGA
- a CDS encoding aldolase, with protein sequence MIDKMVKYGRDLYLTGLVTSHGGNMSLRIDDKIMITRRGAMLGYLEFQDFVETPLDAEIPQHPLASRELIVHRAIYLNSSAQAVLHAHPPYTVALSFSTESIKPCDSEGQYLLPIVPVIAVADTVGSKEVAEALGLLAEQHKIIVVRGHGTFAAGKCIEEVLQWTSILEASCKIMHLHELLGETVARGNGRAGAVVNGHQT encoded by the coding sequence ATGATCGATAAAATGGTTAAATATGGCAGGGATCTCTATCTGACTGGTCTGGTCACCTCTCATGGCGGAAATATGAGTTTGCGTATAGATGATAAAATCATGATTACACGGCGGGGAGCCATGTTGGGATACCTGGAATTCCAGGACTTTGTCGAGACTCCCCTGGACGCAGAAATTCCGCAGCATCCTCTGGCTTCCCGGGAACTTATTGTCCACCGGGCTATCTATCTTAATTCTTCTGCCCAGGCAGTATTGCATGCCCATCCTCCTTATACTGTCGCGCTTTCTTTTTCCACCGAATCCATTAAACCCTGCGATTCCGAAGGCCAGTATCTCTTGCCAATTGTTCCTGTCATTGCAGTTGCTGATACTGTTGGTTCAAAAGAGGTGGCCGAGGCCTTAGGGCTTTTAGCAGAGCAGCATAAAATCATAGTGGTAAGAGGCCACGGAACATTTGCAGCCGGAAAGTGTATTGAAGAGGTGCTGCAGTGGACGTCTATTTTAGAGGCCTCATGCAAAATCATGCATCTGCATGAACTATTAGGAGAAACGGTAGCGAGGGGTAACGGAAGGGCAGGTGCCGTTGTTAATGGACATCAGACCTGA
- a CDS encoding amidohydrolase yields MDIRPDFLQAALNIAAEIIEVRRKVHQYPELGFEENETAGLIAGKLQTIGLDVVQGVGKTGVVGLLRGGFPGPTLAVRADMDALPIMENTGLSYASVRPGLMHACGHDAHIAVVLGAAMILNRFRPLLRGNLKFIFQPCEETPPGGALEMIAMGVLGDPKVDGILGLHVNPLLPAGTIGIKHGTVMAAADMFKIIIRGKGGHGAAPHQAADAIVAAAAVIQALQTLVSRRVDPVQPAVITVGTIAGGNKSNIIADRVEMKGTVRTLCPELRVRLPALMEEIIKSSAQAYNTEADLAYEFGYPPLENSPGMVELVREAASLVVGPGRVIEVQHSSMGGEDFAYFLRHSPGAYFYLGVGKDNAPNYPWHHPQFDISETALTDGAATLAAASFNFLNPCGGLIG; encoded by the coding sequence ATGGACATCAGACCTGATTTTTTGCAGGCTGCGTTGAACATTGCCGCAGAAATAATTGAAGTGCGGCGGAAAGTGCATCAATACCCTGAACTCGGTTTTGAGGAAAATGAGACAGCCGGATTAATTGCCGGAAAGCTCCAAACAATTGGGCTGGATGTAGTTCAGGGAGTTGGGAAGACAGGCGTTGTGGGGCTTCTTCGGGGAGGATTTCCTGGACCCACCCTGGCCGTCAGGGCTGATATGGATGCCTTGCCCATCATGGAAAATACGGGGCTGTCGTATGCGTCTGTTCGCCCCGGGTTGATGCATGCCTGCGGTCATGATGCCCATATAGCTGTGGTGTTAGGTGCGGCCATGATCTTAAACAGGTTTCGACCTCTCTTGAGGGGTAACCTGAAATTTATCTTTCAGCCGTGTGAAGAGACACCTCCTGGGGGGGCGCTGGAAATGATCGCCATGGGAGTATTGGGGGACCCCAAAGTAGACGGGATTCTGGGTTTGCATGTTAATCCGCTGTTGCCTGCTGGCACTATCGGGATAAAACATGGGACGGTTATGGCGGCAGCTGATATGTTTAAGATTATTATTCGGGGTAAAGGAGGGCATGGAGCAGCTCCCCACCAGGCGGCAGACGCTATAGTAGCTGCTGCGGCAGTAATTCAAGCCCTGCAAACCCTGGTCAGCAGAAGGGTGGACCCGGTACAGCCGGCGGTTATAACAGTTGGGACAATCGCAGGCGGTAATAAGTCCAATATAATTGCGGATCGGGTAGAAATGAAGGGAACGGTCCGAACTCTCTGTCCGGAATTACGGGTCCGGCTGCCTGCCCTGATGGAGGAGATTATCAAAAGCTCTGCTCAGGCATATAACACAGAAGCTGATTTAGCATATGAATTTGGCTATCCCCCGCTGGAGAATAGCCCAGGGATGGTTGAACTGGTTCGGGAAGCCGCATCTTTAGTGGTCGGTCCCGGGAGGGTTATCGAAGTTCAGCATTCTTCTATGGGCGGTGAAGACTTTGCCTACTTCTTGCGGCATTCTCCCGGCGCTTACTTTTATCTCGGAGTCGGGAAAGATAATGCTCCCAATTATCCCTGGCATCACCCCCAATTTGATATCTCAGAAACGGCATTGACTGATGGTGCTGCAACCCTGGCCGCAGCGTCTTTCAACTTCCTAAACCCCTGTGGGGGATTAATTGGCTGA